The following coding sequences lie in one Chanos chanos chromosome 4, fChaCha1.1, whole genome shotgun sequence genomic window:
- the tmem254 gene encoding transmembrane protein 254: MAKSDGYAYFRRTSLFWIITVTLSMGYFTWTVFWPSEVPYGSLGPLGSLSKYLVDNHYHYMYYGWWMSWAVHMMEAILALKMCGDKGIESALARTLWFGQTFLFGFASLGLLLKYKPDKRAKQQ, encoded by the exons ATGGCTAAAAGTGATGGATATGCATATTTCAGAAGAACAAGTCTCTTTTGGATAATAACGGTAACACTGTCAATGGGATACTTCACA tgGACAGTGTTTTGGCCATCAGAAGTCCCCTATGGGAGCTTGGGTCCGCTTGGTTCTCTTTCCAAGTACCTAGTGGATAACCACTACCATTACATGTACTACGG cTGGTGGATGTCTTGGGCAGTCCATATGATGGAAGCTATTCTTGCCTTGAAAATGTGCGG TGATAAAGGGATTGAGAGTGCATTGGCACGCACTCTCTGGTTTGGACAGACATTTCTGTTTGGGTTCGCCTCCCTGGGTCTGCTCCTCAAATACAAGCCTGATAAACGGGCCAAACAGCAATga
- the LOC115808947 gene encoding uncharacterized protein LOC115808947, with protein MNFAAQLIYANFFSDGPPQGKGFSDTEEYDPFWQSEEERIGSSKQGCPSKSGTCQKDGTVSNGNVGRRPTLICPERLKDFGAEEYLNGDVKTWETTVVGPPANVQLMSPPKPSSKRGIESKSAPKPPAEYLRFEDISAAAFKIQLGLQKTPCTYSRLSKQYGMEIYLKKEHLHYTGSVKERGVFYLLSTLKQEQQKRGVIVATDCNFSMAVAYHAVELQIPVFVIMPAYSSPPRLRMYRDYGAMVISYGSTARDSQNHARHLAKENGYLCLEEEDSAVYLAGLGTVGLEIYEQVPKLDAVIVPAGGQCGLVAGTAAAIKHLNPRISVIGAEPEEFPLLLQSLKTDSPIKDLYCSPNKKLYGDLVEHSLGSHTFQLAKKLVDKVVSVREEDALVAMLRFQEYERSTVDTEGAMGLAAILAGQLPELKGKRVVVVVSSANMELDLVRQCVERALVLDDRVSRFSVQLGDWPGEMAKLLDILAREDVRLLDVCHRRQSDRAELFKAQVECVVETRDKTQNCQLRRMLSDRYPALRWLDR; from the exons ATGAATTTTGCTGCCCAACTTATTTATGCCAATTTCTTCAGTGATGGCCCGCCTCAGGGGAAAGGATTCAGCGATACCGAAGAGTATGATCCTTTTTGGCAGAG TGAGGAAGAGCGCATCGGATCATCCAAACAAGGCTGCCCCTCGAAAAGTGGGACGTGTCAAAAGGATGGTACTGTCAGCAATGGCAACGTGGGCCGCAGACCCACTCTCATCTGCCCAGAACGCCTAAAGGACTTTGGAGCCGAGGAGTACCTAAATGGGGACGTGAAAACCTGGGAGACCACAGTGGTGGGACCGCCAGCTAATGTTCAGCTGATGTCTCCACCTAAACCCTCCTCAAAGAGGGGCATCGAGTCCAAGTCTGCCCCCAAACCCCCTGCAGAGTACCTCCGCTTTGAGGATATCAGCGCTGCAGCCTTCAAGATCCAGTTAGGATTACAGAAGACTCCTTGCACA tactcCAGACTATCCAAGCAGTATGGGATGGAGATCTACCTTAAGAAGGAGCACCTCCATTACACTGGCTCCGTcaaggagagaggagtgttttATCTGCTCAGTACACTAAAACAG GAGCAGCAGAAGAGAGGTGTGATTGTGGCGACAGACTGTAATTTCTCCATGGCAGTGGCATATCACGCAGTAGAGTTGCAGATTCCTGTCTTTGTCATCATGCCAGCCTACAGTTCTCCACCACGGCTAAGGATGTACCGTGATTACGGCGCCATGGTGATATCCTATGGAAGCACAGCACGTGATTCACAGAACCATGCACGCCACCTGGCTAAAGAGAATGGCTACCTCTGTCTGGAAGA AGAAGACAGTGCCGTCTATCTGGCAGGACTGGGCACGGTTGGTCTGGAGATATATGAGCAGGTGCCCAAGCTGGATGCAGTCATTGTGCCCGCAGGTGGACAATGTGGTCTTGTGGCTGGCACTGCTGCTGCCATCAAGCACCTGAACCCTCGTATCTCTGTCata GGTGCAGAGCCTGAAGAGTTTCCACTCTTACTTCAGTCCCTTAAAACAGACTCTCCAATCAAGGACCTTTACTGCAGCCCTAATAAGAAACTTTATGGAG ATCTGGTGGAGCACTCTCTGGGAAGTCATACTTTCCAGCTGGCTAAGAAGTTGGTGGACAAAGTCGTATCCGTCAG AGAGGAGGATGCCCTTGTGGCCATGCTCAGGTTTCAGGAATATGAGCGTTCCACTGTGGATACAGAGGGAGCTATGGGACTGGCGGCCATCTTAGCTGGACAGCTGCCAGAGCTGAAGGGCAAAAG ggttgtagtggtggttagCAGTGCTAACATGGAACTGGACCTGGTTAGACAATGTGTGGAGCGAGCACTTGTTCTGGATGATCGTGTCAGTCGTTTCAGCGTTCAGCTGGGGGACTGGCCTGGTGAAATGGCCAAGCTACTGGATATACTGGCTCGTGAAGATGTCAG gctATTGGATGTTTGTCACAGGAGGCAGAGTGACAGAGCTGAACTCTTCAAAGCTCAG GTTGAATGTGTTGTGGAGACCAGAGATAAAACTCAGAACTGTCAGCTACGCAGAATGCTGTCTGACCGCTACCCGGCGCTACGCTGGCTCGACCGGTGA